The DNA segment TCAATATCGATTCCTCTGGCAGCAACATCCGTTGCCACTAAATAACGAAATCTTCCTTGTCTGAAATCATCCATAACTGAAAAACGATCCTCTTGAACCATTCCACCATGAATTTTATCAATTGGCAATCCTGCTTTATTTAAAAATGTGTATAAGTTATTCACAGCTTCTTGTGTATTGCAAAAAATCATACATGAATCTGCGTTTTCCACAGTTAATAAGTCGAGCAGTTGTTGCTCTTTCTTGTCTTCTTGTACCTTGACACTTGATTGAATAATTTTAGGTTTTGACAATTCCGTTGTCTCGATAACAATGGATTGCTTATCTGGCTTCATGTAAAAACTTGCTATACGTTCAATTTCTTTTGGCATCGTTGCTGAGAAAAGTAGCGTTTGACGTTCTGCAGGTAAAAAGTTAATGATTGCTTCTACTTGGTCCGCAAATCCCATATTTAACATCTCATCAGCTTCATCTAAGACTAAGCATTCGATTTTTTCTATTTTGAATGTTCCTTTTTGTAAGTGATCTAATACACGTCCAGGTGTACCTACAACAATATGACTTTTCTGTTTTAACTCAGATTTTTGAGTATCGAATGAGGCTTTACCATAGACCGCAGTAGCCTTTACTCTTTTCAAGCGACCAACATTCATTAGGTCTTCTTTAACTTGAATAGCCAGTTCTCTTGTTGGAACTAAAACGAGCACTTGGGGTTTATTTTCTTCCCAATCGACTTTTTCACATAGCGGCACTCCATAACTAACTGTTTTTCCGCTTCCTGTTTGAGATTCTACAATAACATCTTTTCCTTCTAATGCTAATGGAATTACTTCTTCTTGAACTTTAGTGGGATGAAAGTAACGTAAGCTTGTCAATGCGGCAATAATCTCATCACTAATTGCAAATTCTTCAAATGTTTTCTTTTTATTCATAATAACCTCTTTCAATTGTTCAGTTTCTCCTAGTATAACAGCATATTCACAAAATTACTGTCTTTTAAAGAGATAATTTAGTAAAACTACTTAATTAATGTCCGGAATCGAACCTTTTAATAACTGTTTCTCTATTGAGTTTCATATAAGAACATAAAAAAACGTGGTATACTACTAACGAAAATGATTAGTTTTTTTATAGGAGGAATCATAGTGAAGACTATTCTTGTATTGCATACTGGCGGAACCATCTCAATGAGTGAGGATCAAACAACTGGAAAAGTTTCTCCAAACTCAGAAAACCCTTTAAATAAACGTGGGCATTTGTTTGATAATGTGGCGAATATGATTGTCGAGGATTTTTTCCACTTGCCTTCTCCACATATGACACCTGATAAAATGCTTTTATTAAAAAATCGAATCCAACAAGCAATTGCTGCTAATGAAGCAGATGGAGTTGTCATTACTCATGGAACAGACA comes from the Carnobacterium sp. 17-4 genome and includes:
- a CDS encoding DEAD/DEAH box helicase, producing MNKKKTFEEFAISDEIIAALTSLRYFHPTKVQEEVIPLALEGKDVIVESQTGSGKTVSYGVPLCEKVDWEENKPQVLVLVPTRELAIQVKEDLMNVGRLKRVKATAVYGKASFDTQKSELKQKSHIVVGTPGRVLDHLQKGTFKIEKIECLVLDEADEMLNMGFADQVEAIINFLPAERQTLLFSATMPKEIERIASFYMKPDKQSIVIETTELSKPKIIQSSVKVQEDKKEQQLLDLLTVENADSCMIFCNTQEAVNNLYTFLNKAGLPIDKIHGGMVQEDRFSVMDDFRQGRFRYLVATDVAARGIDIENVTHVVNFDVPVEKESFVHRTGRTGRAGKTGMALTLVTPKEEKWWNEVKEYAGQTVIEVSLPTTRLVQSHKSAFEKKLQERPPLKQVRSKELNRGITKVYFNGGKKKKMRAVDFVGTIAKIPGINADDIGIITIQENVTYIDILNGKGPLVIEEMQDRTIKGKKLKVHKARK